The Chryseolinea soli genome contains a region encoding:
- a CDS encoding DUF1330 domain-containing protein: MAVYIVNAYDIHDFETFSKYPPQVGPLLVKHGAKLLAMETNPRALEGTPKTMNAIVEFPSEDAVNNFYNDPEYQAFIDLRHKSTSNCTMVMLHQFERR; encoded by the coding sequence ATGGCAGTATACATTGTAAACGCTTACGACATCCACGACTTTGAAACGTTTAGTAAATATCCGCCTCAAGTAGGGCCGTTGCTCGTAAAGCATGGCGCAAAACTTCTTGCCATGGAAACAAACCCAAGAGCATTAGAGGGCACACCCAAAACCATGAATGCCATCGTTGAATTCCCATCGGAAGATGCCGTGAATAATTTTTACAACGATCCGGAATACCAGGCCTTCATCGACTTAAGGCATAAGTCAACGTCAAATTGCACGATGGTGATGCTTCATCAGTTTGAAAGGAGGTGA
- a CDS encoding CDP-alcohol phosphatidyltransferase family protein, with protein MNIPQSLILFRFLCAPVILGAAYFVGEEAKPLILVLMYLGLISDILDGIVARKTNVSSAALRRLDSQTDMIFWLSIGFATWMLYPQLIRDNALAIYTILAMEVAVYAISLLKFKRETCTHAFLSKLWGITLLIAFTSLIGFNHAGIPFFAAITMGLISHVDRILITLILPEWTHDIPSTYHAYLIRKGVKFKRNEYLNG; from the coding sequence ATGAACATCCCCCAATCCCTCATCCTCTTCCGCTTCCTCTGTGCCCCGGTCATTTTAGGGGCAGCTTATTTTGTAGGAGAAGAGGCCAAGCCCCTCATTTTGGTGTTGATGTATTTAGGCCTGATCTCCGACATCTTAGACGGCATTGTGGCGAGGAAGACGAACGTGTCTTCGGCGGCGCTGCGAAGGTTGGATAGCCAGACCGATATGATCTTTTGGCTCTCCATCGGTTTTGCCACCTGGATGCTCTATCCCCAGTTGATCCGCGACAACGCCCTGGCGATCTACACCATTTTGGCGATGGAGGTCGCGGTCTATGCCATCAGCCTCCTGAAATTCAAACGCGAAACCTGCACCCACGCCTTTCTCTCCAAACTTTGGGGCATCACACTTCTAATCGCCTTCACCTCCCTCATCGGCTTCAACCATGCCGGCATTCCTTTTTTTGCGGCGATAACAATGGGACTCATCTCGCATGTGGACCGCATTCTCATCACTTTGATATTGCCTGAATGGACACATGATATTCCTAGTACCTATCATGCTTACCTGATCAGGAAGGGTGTGAAATTTAAAAGGAACGAATACCTGAATGGATAA
- a CDS encoding alpha/beta hydrolase-fold protein, with protein sequence MRLRFSAMVILTILCSPLHAQFATPLKDSIQSTVLDERRDIEIILPANYGNDTTHYDVWYVLDGEWNTHTFTNIFSFLVAIQFAPPAILVSVPNRYENGFNLRDRDLTPTPIAYVDRSGGAKNFLSFFERELMPYINGKYRVSGESGIFGSSFGGLFTIYAMLERPSLFRFYTTADPALHNDGQLIPRLAAQRFPGMTFSNTVLNIGGREGISYPEMARDLMDSVLTTSAPAGLHWQSMLYPNETHGSSVFKSNYDGLKYSYLGYFVRNARCYPNHGIVLKDRPVRLFVPTDNSDIRYTMDGTAPSRSSKKMDDHLQISEPEKLKLYSFSPSGRYDHEIPVELRSGDYLRPKKAAAKFKADRRLAGTFKANASGLMDGWVQIDKDGYYVFQLTPPAGTKLFFNDSLLLQIDEKTAHTRQAIILPLRSGKYALRVERPADPRDNSPLYFGLYYSENGQDDWWANPIVKW encoded by the coding sequence ATGCGCCTTCGTTTTTCCGCGATGGTTATACTGACCATTCTTTGCAGTCCCCTGCACGCCCAGTTTGCCACACCACTGAAAGATTCGATTCAATCCACAGTCCTGGACGAACGACGAGACATCGAGATCATCCTGCCCGCGAACTACGGCAACGACACAACACACTACGACGTGTGGTACGTGCTGGACGGCGAGTGGAACACCCATACCTTTACGAATATTTTCAGCTTCCTGGTGGCCATTCAGTTCGCGCCGCCCGCCATCCTTGTGAGCGTACCCAACCGTTACGAGAATGGTTTCAATCTGCGCGACCGCGACTTGACGCCCACTCCCATTGCCTACGTGGATCGTTCCGGTGGTGCCAAAAACTTTCTATCATTTTTTGAGCGGGAGCTGATGCCCTACATCAACGGCAAGTACCGCGTCAGCGGCGAGAGTGGGATCTTCGGATCGTCCTTTGGCGGCCTGTTCACGATCTACGCGATGCTCGAAAGACCTTCACTGTTTCGTTTTTATACAACGGCCGACCCGGCGCTGCATAATGATGGACAGCTGATTCCCCGGCTGGCGGCGCAGCGGTTTCCCGGCATGACGTTCTCCAACACCGTGCTCAATATCGGCGGACGCGAAGGGATCTCTTATCCTGAAATGGCCCGGGACCTCATGGACAGTGTGCTAACGACCTCGGCGCCTGCCGGACTACACTGGCAATCGATGCTCTACCCGAATGAAACACACGGCTCCAGTGTATTCAAATCCAACTACGACGGCCTTAAATATAGTTACCTCGGATACTTTGTCCGCAACGCGCGATGCTATCCCAACCACGGGATCGTATTGAAGGATCGGCCCGTGCGACTTTTCGTGCCGACCGATAATTCCGACATCCGCTACACGATGGATGGAACTGCGCCGAGCCGGTCGAGTAAAAAAATGGATGATCACCTGCAGATCAGCGAACCGGAAAAACTAAAACTCTACTCCTTTTCACCGAGCGGACGCTATGACCACGAAATCCCGGTGGAACTTCGGTCGGGCGACTACCTGCGTCCCAAAAAAGCGGCCGCGAAATTTAAAGCCGATCGCCGGTTGGCCGGAACTTTCAAAGCAAATGCGTCCGGCCTGATGGACGGGTGGGTGCAGATCGACAAAGACGGATACTACGTATTTCAACTCACGCCACCGGCAGGCACAAAGCTTTTCTTCAACGATTCACTGCTGCTTCAAATCGATGAAAAAACGGCGCACACGCGGCAGGCCATCATATTGCCGCTCCGCAGCGGAAAGTATGCGCTGCGAGTCGAACGTCCTGCTGATCCGCGCGACAATTCACCTCTGTATTTCGGCTTGTATTACAGTGAAAACGGTCAGGATGATTGGTGGGCAAACCCGATCGTGAAATGGTAG
- a CDS encoding LacI family DNA-binding transcriptional regulator codes for MKKAPTIKEIARMLNLSISTVSRALHNSEDISPATTKRVKEVADELGYEPNQTALFLKSGKTLTLGVILPHLSEAFFSEAISGIEDFASEHNYNVLMGQSHDDTEREKKIVEAMKNHRVDGILVSIAKNTKDFTHFDNLKKYDIPVVFFDRVPDRKEANTVTCKMEAAMQEAVEFLVKNGHTRIAFINGPKDLLATRERLRGYENALKSLHVSMNNQFVVHSDLSADATCRAMQHLLTLKPGPSAVIAFNDYVALDAMQYARKMNIKINKDISFVSFANLPVWSYMENPPLASVEQFPYRQGQRATEMLLDILNAPRTAKQHEKFNKIILEPRLFIHT; via the coding sequence ATGAAGAAGGCCCCCACCATCAAGGAAATTGCCCGGATGTTAAATTTATCTATCTCGACGGTGTCGCGAGCCTTACACAATAGCGAAGACATTAGTCCGGCCACCACCAAACGCGTGAAGGAGGTAGCCGATGAGCTGGGCTATGAGCCCAACCAAACGGCGCTCTTCCTGAAATCGGGGAAGACCCTCACGCTCGGCGTGATCCTCCCCCACCTGTCGGAAGCCTTTTTCTCGGAAGCCATCAGCGGCATCGAAGACTTTGCCAGCGAGCACAACTACAACGTGCTCATGGGCCAAAGCCACGACGACACCGAGCGCGAAAAAAAGATCGTCGAAGCCATGAAGAACCACCGCGTGGACGGCATCCTGGTTTCCATCGCCAAGAACACAAAAGACTTTACCCATTTTGATAACCTGAAAAAATACGACATCCCCGTCGTGTTCTTCGACCGCGTGCCCGACCGGAAGGAAGCCAACACGGTGACGTGTAAAATGGAAGCCGCCATGCAGGAAGCCGTCGAGTTCCTGGTGAAGAACGGCCACACCCGGATCGCGTTCATCAACGGTCCCAAAGACCTGCTGGCTACCCGCGAACGTTTGCGCGGCTATGAAAACGCACTCAAGAGTTTGCACGTGTCCATGAACAACCAGTTTGTGGTGCATAGCGACTTGTCGGCTGACGCCACCTGCCGCGCCATGCAACACCTGCTCACGCTCAAGCCCGGGCCCAGCGCCGTGATCGCCTTCAACGATTATGTGGCACTCGACGCGATGCAGTATGCGAGAAAAATGAATATTAAAATAAACAAAGACATTAGCTTTGTGAGCTTTGCCAACCTGCCCGTGTGGAGCTACATGGAAAATCCGCCGCTGGCATCGGTGGAACAGTTTCCTTACCGGCAGGGACAGCGCGCCACAGAAATGTTACTCGACATCCTGAACGCGCCACGCACAGCAAAACAGCACGAGAAGTTCAACAAGATCATTCTAGAACCCCGGCTTTTTATACATACATGA
- a CDS encoding phosphotransferase enzyme family protein produces the protein MINSILRAYGIADEQSVVEPLVSGLINKTWKVTSAGQDYILQRINHFVFKKPYEVATNIRLVDEYLAQHHPDYLFVAPVKTLSNEDMVYDKNDGYFRMFPYIKGSHTINVVSSPDEAYEAALQFGTFARLLSNFDAGKLHDTIPDFHNLTLRYYQFDDSSKYGNAKRIKRAKAIIEDARKHLHIVEQFETVRLNKRIKRRVMHHDTKISNVLFDEKGKGLCIIDLDTVMPGYFISDVGDMMRTYLSPANEEETDFTKIEVRDDFFRAIVHGYVSSMGNELMPEERELILYSGWFLIYMQAIRFLADYCNNDAYYGAKYEDHNFVRASNQLILLKRLEEKTDVFEKIIADELKRNNLFTLS, from the coding sequence ATGATCAATTCCATTCTGAGAGCCTATGGCATTGCCGATGAGCAAAGTGTGGTGGAACCCCTGGTGAGCGGACTCATCAACAAGACCTGGAAGGTGACCAGCGCGGGACAGGATTATATCCTGCAGCGCATCAATCATTTTGTTTTCAAGAAGCCCTATGAAGTGGCCACCAACATTCGCCTCGTAGACGAATACCTGGCCCAACACCATCCCGACTATCTATTCGTGGCGCCCGTGAAGACGCTGAGCAACGAGGACATGGTCTATGACAAAAACGATGGCTACTTCCGCATGTTCCCCTACATCAAAGGGTCGCACACCATCAACGTCGTGTCCAGTCCCGACGAGGCCTATGAGGCCGCGTTGCAGTTCGGAACCTTTGCGCGCCTGCTGTCGAACTTCGACGCCGGCAAGCTGCACGACACCATCCCCGACTTCCACAACCTGACGCTGCGCTATTACCAGTTTGACGACTCGTCAAAATACGGCAACGCCAAACGCATCAAGCGCGCCAAGGCCATCATTGAAGATGCGCGCAAACACCTGCACATCGTGGAGCAGTTCGAGACCGTGCGCCTGAACAAGCGCATCAAACGCCGCGTGATGCACCACGACACCAAGATCAGCAACGTGTTGTTCGACGAAAAAGGCAAAGGCCTCTGCATCATCGACCTCGACACGGTGATGCCCGGCTATTTCATCAGCGACGTGGGCGACATGATGCGCACCTACCTCTCGCCCGCCAACGAAGAAGAAACCGACTTCACCAAAATTGAAGTGCGCGACGACTTCTTCCGCGCCATCGTGCACGGCTATGTGAGCAGCATGGGCAACGAACTGATGCCCGAAGAACGCGAACTCATTCTCTACAGTGGATGGTTTCTCATCTACATGCAGGCCATCCGTTTCCTGGCCGACTATTGCAATAACGACGCCTACTACGGCGCCAAATATGAAGACCACAACTTTGTGCGCGCCAGCAACCAATTGATCTTGTTGAAACGCCTCGAAGAAAAAACCGACGTGTTCGAAAAGATCATCGCCGACGAACTGAAACGCAACAACCTCTTCACCCTTTCATGA
- a CDS encoding DUF3592 domain-containing protein, translating into MSPELIILFVSTVLLIMGVYFWQKGSHLLKHGKKAQAVVFSNNFEASDNGGVYYPVVRFLTDKQEWITQELNFGTNPKKPEGTKLQVIYDPENPTEVQIDSTFMLEILPRIFAALGVMGLVFVTLEVLEIINTIP; encoded by the coding sequence GTGTCACCTGAATTGATAATTCTTTTCGTCTCCACGGTTCTTCTTATTATGGGGGTCTATTTCTGGCAAAAGGGAAGTCATTTACTAAAACATGGAAAGAAGGCGCAGGCTGTTGTTTTCTCGAATAATTTTGAAGCCTCCGACAACGGCGGCGTGTATTATCCCGTGGTTCGTTTTCTCACCGACAAGCAAGAATGGATCACACAGGAGCTCAACTTTGGAACCAACCCCAAAAAACCCGAAGGAACAAAACTCCAGGTGATCTACGACCCCGAAAATCCAACCGAGGTACAGATCGACTCTACCTTTATGCTCGAAATACTCCCCCGAATTTTCGCTGCGCTTGGCGTGATGGGTTTGGTGTTCGTTACTTTGGAGGTCTTAGAGATCATAAATACGATACCGTAA
- a CDS encoding aldose epimerase family protein: MSAPAATPTQRHTIEKSYWGDVGGKAIWLYKLSLADGFQVWVTNYGAIIQSLLVPRANSTTVDVVLGYDTLQEYIDDPFYMGCVVGRVANRIETGKVSIEGRDYQLAVTAGGFHHHGGHIGFGKKVWEAQTFSTATTVGITLQYMSAHLEEGFPGNLTTRVKYTLHPDNRLSVEFFATTDRATLVNLTQHSYFNLGGHDHGNIGGHLLEAHADWYLPATNRLVPTGEIASVRGTPFDFREARFIDEQIDADHSQLRAASGYDHFFVLEKKHTKALKPAVTVIEPRSRMRMDIETTEPGFHFYAGNFLAEAFDGKNKRQYHHRGGLCIETHHFPDTPNHSHFPTTTLLPGDEFSSRTEFSFKEA, encoded by the coding sequence ATGAGCGCCCCCGCAGCAACTCCCACACAACGACACACGATCGAAAAAAGCTACTGGGGCGATGTGGGCGGAAAAGCCATCTGGCTCTACAAGCTTTCGCTCGCCGACGGCTTCCAGGTGTGGGTGACCAACTATGGGGCGATCATTCAATCGCTGCTGGTGCCACGAGCAAACAGCACGACGGTTGACGTTGTGCTCGGCTACGACACGTTGCAGGAATATATCGATGACCCGTTCTATATGGGTTGTGTGGTAGGCCGCGTAGCCAATCGCATCGAGACGGGGAAGGTTTCCATTGAAGGAAGGGATTATCAATTGGCGGTGACCGCCGGAGGCTTTCATCATCATGGAGGTCATATTGGATTTGGGAAAAAGGTGTGGGAGGCGCAAACTTTTAGCACGGCCACTACAGTGGGCATAACGCTTCAATACATGAGCGCCCATTTGGAAGAAGGTTTTCCCGGCAACCTGACTACGCGTGTGAAGTATACGCTGCATCCTGACAACCGTTTGAGTGTTGAGTTCTTTGCCACCACCGATCGCGCTACTTTGGTGAATCTGACGCAGCACAGTTATTTTAACCTGGGTGGTCACGATCATGGAAACATCGGCGGCCATTTATTAGAAGCCCATGCTGATTGGTATCTGCCGGCAACGAATAGACTTGTTCCTACCGGAGAAATTGCGTCTGTGCGTGGCACGCCATTCGACTTCAGGGAAGCCCGTTTCATCGACGAGCAAATCGATGCGGATCACAGTCAGCTTCGGGCAGCGAGTGGATATGATCACTTTTTTGTGTTGGAGAAAAAACATACGAAGGCCCTCAAACCGGCCGTGACCGTCATCGAGCCACGTTCGCGTATGCGGATGGACATTGAGACCACCGAGCCGGGATTTCATTTTTATGCAGGGAATTTTTTGGCGGAGGCGTTTGATGGAAAAAATAAGAGGCAATATCACCACCGGGGTGGGTTGTGTATTGAGACGCATCATTTTCCGGATACGCCGAATCATTCGCATTTTCCTACGACGACGTTGTTGCCTGGGGATGAGTTTAGCAGCAGGACGGAGTTTAGTTTTAAGGAGGCCTAG
- a CDS encoding RDD family protein: MSTIEQTPLSPKEIYGGFWIRLGSFALDFLVIIPVASLSLYFLSVSKILYYAFVLPNLAFVLFFHVYCVKQWGGSPGKLALGLKIVKENGEDVGWDEAVTRHVVMLALTLITAVVTIISIYQVPNDVYYASNLMKRSQAISGVYPKFSFFLSVCTNIWMYSEFLVLLTNRKRKAIHDYMAGTVVIRAKYQRLVKDSAKVETVGV, translated from the coding sequence ATGTCCACTATTGAGCAAACACCGTTGTCGCCCAAAGAAATTTATGGAGGCTTTTGGATCAGGTTAGGTTCTTTCGCTCTCGACTTCCTGGTGATTATACCTGTGGCCAGTCTTAGCCTTTATTTTTTAAGCGTGAGCAAGATATTGTACTACGCGTTCGTGCTGCCGAATCTTGCCTTTGTCCTGTTCTTCCATGTTTATTGCGTGAAGCAGTGGGGCGGCAGTCCTGGAAAGCTAGCGCTAGGATTGAAGATCGTAAAAGAAAACGGGGAGGATGTTGGCTGGGACGAGGCCGTGACGAGACATGTGGTGATGCTCGCCCTCACGTTGATCACTGCCGTAGTGACGATAATTTCCATTTACCAGGTTCCCAACGACGTTTATTACGCGTCAAATCTCATGAAACGCAGTCAGGCCATTTCGGGAGTTTATCCGAAGTTCTCCTTTTTTCTGTCTGTTTGTACGAATATCTGGATGTATAGCGAATTCCTGGTTTTGCTGACGAATCGTAAAAGAAAAGCCATACATGATTATATGGCGGGGACGGTTGTGATCAGAGCGAAGTATCAGCGGCTTGTAAAGGACAGCGCAAAGGTCGAGACGGTTGGAGTTTAG
- a CDS encoding DUF3592 domain-containing protein encodes MFIEVAYLLLLSSGVCLLVGTYLLRKGNHFLKNGKRAEAVIISNYYDGDVYYPVIRFLTDKQEWITYQFDTGYLPKRREGKKLQVIYDPEDPTDVEIYSVFMLGVLPRLFIALAVTGVVFVVLAVLGVINPWA; translated from the coding sequence GTGTTCATTGAAGTTGCCTATCTGCTCCTCTTATCCTCGGGGGTCTGTCTTCTTGTTGGCACATACCTCTTGCGGAAAGGAAATCATTTCCTGAAAAATGGAAAGCGGGCCGAGGCTGTCATCATCTCAAATTATTATGACGGCGACGTGTACTACCCCGTGATTCGTTTTCTCACCGACAAGCAAGAATGGATCACCTATCAATTTGACACTGGCTATCTTCCCAAAAGACGCGAAGGAAAAAAACTCCAGGTCATCTACGACCCCGAAGATCCAACCGATGTTGAAATCTACTCTGTTTTTATGCTGGGAGTGCTGCCCCGGCTTTTCATAGCACTCGCCGTGACGGGGGTTGTGTTTGTTGTTTTAGCTGTTTTGGGCGTTATTAATCCTTGGGCGTAA
- a CDS encoding DUF3592 domain-containing protein, with product MDFELFIVILSSVLLIVGAKLWQDGNHLVKNGKTATAVVFRNNFKTYLEGGSGLYYPVVRFLTDKQEWITEELSVGYNPKKREGAKLRVIYDPENPTEVEIHSILQLRILPLLFIVAGVAGMGLSSLEYLGITDIVK from the coding sequence TTGGATTTCGAGTTATTTATCGTCATTCTATCTTCTGTTCTCCTCATTGTTGGCGCGAAGCTCTGGCAAGACGGAAATCATTTGGTGAAAAATGGAAAGACGGCAACGGCGGTCGTCTTTAGAAACAATTTCAAAACCTACCTGGAGGGCGGCAGCGGACTTTACTATCCCGTGGTCCGTTTTCTTACCGATAAACAAGAATGGATCACGGAGGAGCTGAGTGTAGGATACAATCCCAAAAAACGCGAGGGCGCGAAACTCCGGGTGATCTATGATCCTGAAAATCCTACTGAAGTGGAAATTCACTCCATCCTTCAACTTAGAATATTGCCTTTGCTTTTTATCGTTGCTGGGGTTGCTGGGATGGGGCTCTCTTCTCTGGAGTATTTGGGAATCACGGACATTGTGAAGTGA
- a CDS encoding rod shape-determining protein: MALLTFFTETIAVDPGSYALRIAAKDGLVFNERTQISIDQSANAVSGIGDSVSRTERDLLFEPVDFVIGDFNAFEMLLRGAIKKGLKQRSFLQRSLKIFFCIPSSATTVDMRAYRDSGEHAGAVEVYMMHQSCCAAIGLNILFEVRDFILIDFGGSKAEIAVFVESRPISVGVFKTGTKKIFHMVKSYLLRQHKINVSDQEVADIFETLGKDATHESIRVQHITLSPGEIHEVLRPYFTFVNDEIRETIERVTNQTEVGKALANGVYFTGGGSAIPYLRRQIELGGRIKTTVSSTPQLDCINGVAQVMADKEKFKSYLMT; this comes from the coding sequence ATGGCCTTACTTACCTTTTTTACTGAAACCATCGCTGTTGACCCCGGCAGCTACGCTTTAAGAATTGCCGCGAAGGACGGATTGGTGTTTAATGAAAGAACACAAATTTCCATAGACCAATCCGCCAATGCCGTTTCGGGAATTGGGGACTCCGTTTCGAGGACTGAACGCGATTTGCTTTTTGAGCCAGTAGATTTTGTGATTGGCGATTTTAACGCGTTCGAAATGCTGCTTCGTGGTGCCATTAAGAAGGGCCTCAAGCAGCGGTCGTTTCTTCAAAGATCGCTCAAAATATTTTTTTGCATCCCGTCAAGCGCAACGACGGTAGACATGAGGGCCTACCGGGACTCGGGTGAACACGCCGGCGCTGTGGAAGTCTACATGATGCACCAAAGTTGTTGCGCCGCCATCGGGTTGAACATCCTCTTTGAGGTGAGAGACTTCATTTTAATAGACTTTGGCGGAAGCAAAGCGGAGATAGCAGTTTTTGTAGAGAGCCGACCCATTTCTGTCGGTGTGTTTAAAACGGGTACCAAAAAGATCTTCCACATGGTGAAAAGCTACCTGCTTCGCCAGCATAAAATTAATGTGAGCGACCAGGAAGTTGCCGATATTTTTGAAACACTAGGCAAAGATGCAACGCACGAGAGCATCCGGGTGCAACATATCACGCTTAGCCCAGGCGAAATTCACGAGGTGCTCCGCCCTTATTTCACTTTTGTCAACGACGAGATCCGCGAAACCATCGAGCGTGTGACCAACCAAACGGAAGTGGGAAAAGCCCTCGCCAATGGCGTGTATTTTACAGGCGGGGGTTCGGCCATTCCTTACCTGCGACGACAGATCGAGCTTGGCGGAAGGATCAAAACCACCGTGAGTTCAACACCGCAATTAGACTGCATCAATGGTGTTGCGCAGGTCATGGCAGATAAGGAGAAGTTTAAGAGTTACCTCATGACGTGA